In the genome of Candidatus Brocadia sp., the window CTATACCCCTGAAGCGCTTAAAGACATAAACCAGGGGTTCCCGGTAAAGGCAGCCATGCATTACAAGAAACTGGAAGATCTCAGGGTGGAATGTGAACTTTGTCCCCGGAAATGCACCATTGCTGATATGGAACGTGGCTACTGTGGTGTACGGGAAAATCGCGGCGGTACGTACTACACCCTGGTGCATTCACGTGTCTGCGCCCTGAATGTGGACCCCATCGAAAAGAAACCCCTGTTCCACTATTTACCTGGTACAAAGGCTTATTCTCTGGCGACAGCGGGATGTAACGTTGAGTGCAAATTCTGCCAGAACTGGCAGATCTCTCAATATCGGCCCGAGCAGATAGAAAGCATTAAACTAACGCCCGAGGATGTGGTAAAAGACGCTGGTATGAATGGCAGCAAAACGATCGCCTTCACCTATTCAGAACCCGTGGTCTTTTACGAATACATGTATGATACGGCCCGATTAGGCAATGAGCACGGCTTGAAAAGCGTAATGATATCAAACGGTTACATTCAGGAAAAACCTTTAACAGAGTTGTGCCGTCACCTGGGTGCAGTGAAGATTGACTTGAAAGGTTTTACTGAAAAATTTTACCAGGAGACCTGCACCGGTGAGTTGAAACCCGTTTTAAATACCTTGGTGACGTTGAAGAAGATTGGTATATGGTTTGAGATTGTTATGCTTGTAATACCAACACTCAATGATAGTGAAAAGGAAATGAAGGAAATGTGTGTCTGGGTTAAGGAGAATCTTGGACCAGATGTACCTGTCCATTTTACCCGCTTTCATCCAACTTACAAGATTAAGAATCTACCGCCAACACCGGTGAAGACACTGGAAAGGGCGAGAAAAATTGCCATCGATACGGGTCTTCACTTCCCCTACGTGGGCAATGTGCCAGGACACGAAGGGGAAAACACCTACTGTCCACACTGCCGGGATATCCTTATCAAACGGGCTGGTTTCTCTATATTGGAAAACCGACTTAAAGATAATAAATGCAAAAATTGTGATCAATTCATACCAGGGGTATGGGTTTGAAGTAATTATTCAGAATTACATTACCTTCGGCAACTTTTTGCGCCACAAAGACACCAAGGCACAAAGAAAAATCTTCGTGCCTCAGTGACTTTGCAACAACCTTGAATTTCCGGGACGTTGTTTTTTATTATTTTTTAATACTTGCCTGTTCTACAATTACATCGTATTTGTAACCGCTCCCAAAATCCTTGTCTTTATACAAAGTACCGTTCACGGTGACAATATCTCCAACAGCGGCAAGGTCTTTTGAAGTCACAACAAGGTCATTACTACCATCATTCTGATTTCCAGTTCCATCCTGGATGTGTAGCCAGTTCTTTCCCATGATGCCAGATGAGACTTTAACAACCTTACCTTTGACCGCGACATTTTTGTTGTCAAGTTCGGCCTTTTTTTCATAGAGTTCGGCTACCGTATAAGCATCAGGACCGTGAGCCTTATCTACCTGTATTTTCTCACCGGAAGAAGCCTCTGTGTCTTTGCTGACCGCTTTACCATGAAAACTTTTTGTCTCAACCGCACCACCCGTCGAAGCGGGACCAGTCGAAAAAATGATCTTATCAAATGTCCGGTTCAGGGTCTTGCTCGTGAAATTGACCATTTCATAACCCGGCTGGAGAGCAATCTCCTGTCCAACAGTCACTTTCGTTTCCAGCACGGCCGCCCAGGTCTTTTTCCCGTCCTTCTCAATGCAGAGATAGGTGTAACCGCCGCTATTCATGGTTTCTACAACTTTACCAGAGAGAGAAGACACTTCCTGAGGAACGGGCGCGTCTTGTTTTTCTTTCATGTATACTTGCTCTGGCGGTGTTTTGTATAACTTCTTGGGACTGGCATAAATACCCTGTACTGAAACTGCGGTCGCCAAAGCCAAAACAAAGGTAAACAACATCGAAAATCTTTTCATTTCACAACTCCTTTTAATTTTAAATGATGTTTCTGCGATAAAAACTTTTAATGATTAAAGCATACTGCTTTTATCTCAAAAAACAAGTATTTTGTCTCACTATACACGATAATCAGATAAAATATCGAGACAGACCAAAATTTTAGATCGTTTATTCATCTTTCATTTTGATTTTATCGTTGTTTGGTGTTATTAATAGGGTAATTTTTCGGCAAATACAAGAAATACATTTTCTGACAATCAAACGTGCCTTCGGAGTTAGGCCTATAATTCGTAACCTGGCATCTGCATATTTATGAAAGAAGCAAGAATCCTCTCAATTCAGGTTGGCCTTCCCAAAACGCTCAGTGGAACCGGGACAACCGAATCGACTAAAAAATCCTGGACGACAGGCATCTTCAAGACGGCAGTTTGCGGTTCTGTATGGCTGGACAAACTCAACCTTGCCGGAGACGCACAGGCAGACTTATCAGTCCACGGCGGTTCACACAAGGCGGTTAATGTGTATCCATCCGAGCATTACTCTTACTGGAAGCAGGAATTCAATATACAGGATATGTCGTACGGTGCCTTCGGTGAAAATTTTACGACCTGCGATTTACCCGAAGACGAGGTTTGCATCGGCGATGTGTTTAGAGTCGGTGATGCCCTTGTGCAGGTTTCACAACCCCGGCAACCCTGCTGGAAAATAGAACAGAGGTGGGGTGTCAGGGATCTGGTTATGCATATGAAACGGACAGGAAAGACTGGCTGGTATTTTCGTGTCTTGCAGGAGGGATACGTGGAAGCCGGAAACACCTTCGTCCTTAGAGAGCGGCCTTTCCCGCAATGGACCGTTGCCACGGCATACGCAATCATGCGCAATCGCAGAACTGATATTACGGCAGCACAGGCATTAGCCCAATGTCCGGCACTTTCTCCACGGTGGCAGCAAAACTTAATCTCTCCGAAATAAGTTTCCATACCAGAACTGAAGTTCCTCTCAATATTTGGAACATTTGAATTGGTAATTTTGAAATTGTTTCAAATTTCGGACTTCGTGCTTTGGACTTAGCAGTTTTTCATAAACAAAAACTTACAAATAAAAGAAGTTTTTGGGACTATATCTTTTCATACATCCACACCTTGCCGCCGCTTACAATTCCATCTGCCCTCTTTACAAGCCGTTTCTTATGGAGGTTCAATAGTCTTGTACCGCTTGTATTGGCCTCAAGTTTCATAAGTTCCGAAAGCTCCTTAGCAGTAATTTTCCCCCTTTTGAGGATGAGATTTAATGTCTCTTTAAGATAGGTATTCAAACTTCCCATAAGGATTTTTTTCCTATCCCGCATCTCTGCCATAACGGCGAGGTCTTTCCTCTCAAGGGCAACCTCTATATTTTCCTTCTGATTTTCATTGAGTCCAACTAAGGTAATATATTTGTCTCCATATTCACCTCCAAGAAGTCTGGACACGAGTTTCGCCACGATCTCGTCGGCGCATGAATAATCAATGATTCCAATCTTTGAAAAATCAATGGCAATGACAGTTCCATCCTCTTCTTTGGAAATGTCCTTCTCAATACGTTCTCTGATTATGTGACCAGACGTCCTTGTCACAAGGTCGTTTGAGCCATTCTTCAGTTCTTCTTTGAGGAGTTTATAAATATTGTATGTTTGCATTTTTTCAACAGTTTCTGGTATCAAGTACCTTACACTCATTTTGTATTAATTTGGCAGAATTTACGAATTACGATTTTAGATTGAAAAAAACATAAATCCAAAATCGTAAATCTGGAATTTAAGTTTTATTCATACAGCACTTCTTGTATTTCTTTCCACTGCCACAGGGGCATGACACATTCCTGCCTATCTTTTCATCTGCCCGGATTGGTTTTTTTGATGGATCTGTAAGTTCTGCATATTCATCCTCATATTTAAGTGCATTTTCTTCCATTCCCATTTCACGATAAAGGTCAATCAATCGTTGAATGGCATCCAATTTATCATTTTTGCCGGTAAGCATTCCGTAAGCTTTTAGATAATATTCCTCTGCCGTATTCCATTCTTTAAGTAGTCTCATAGCATCACCGGCATTAATAACCACCCATTTTTTGTCAGGATATTTTTGTATATTCTCCTTTACTTGTCTGGTAGCCTCTTCTTTTCTCCCGGCCTGTGCCAGTATATACCCTATATCCTTTAAAAAGTTTTCTGGATAGAGTGAAAACGGAGCGAACCATCGTCCAATATTCACAGCTTCATCCACCAGTCCATGGTGGGAAAAATCAAACATAATATCGGATAAATAATCATTGCCGTAATAAGTAATTTCTTCCATTTCACGATAAAGGGAAGTATTTGGATTCCCGTTTTCATCAAGAAGCTCCTGATACAGCATTTTTATTTTTTCATAAATATCCAGGAGTAGCGTGCGGTTGAATTTATCCTTGTTGTTTGAATACACATTAGCAATATTCTCCATACATCTTGCAAGGATTTCAGGATTTTTTACATGATGGAGATGTCGTTTCCATAGTTCGCAAAAGGCATCGTGAAAGAAATTATATGTTTGCTCAGCCCATATATTTGCCATTTTATTTGGCGACCGTTCCTGGACTGCGATGTCTTTAAATTCGTCAAGATTTATGTGTATTCCCATCTTGTTAAAAGTATCGATAATTTCTTTGTCTGACATTTTTTCCACATCGAATTTTGCATATGTCGTCATTTATAGTACCCTTCAATATTTTGTATTCATAATTTTCCCCAATTCTCCGCACTCATTCACCACCGTATAAACTATCTTATGAATCTAAACGTCTCAGAGAAATTCAACCTTCTCGTATCTCTCTTCAGTCCACTTCCATATAGAGACATCGTATTTGTCAGACCCATTTATCCCTTCTGGCTCATAGCCGTAATCATGGGCTATTTCCTCAAAGGCCCTCTTGGCTTCTTTCAAAGAAGTAAAATGGTTTACTTCAGTTGTCATGCCTCTATCAACAACAATAACCAAATACTTTGCTATGCATGGTTGTGGTAATTGAAATGCGATTGAATCGATATTCTTGGAAGAAGATTTTTTATCTTTTTTATTCATTACTT includes:
- a CDS encoding MOSC domain-containing protein, producing MKEARILSIQVGLPKTLSGTGTTESTKKSWTTGIFKTAVCGSVWLDKLNLAGDAQADLSVHGGSHKAVNVYPSEHYSYWKQEFNIQDMSYGAFGENFTTCDLPEDEVCIGDVFRVGDALVQVSQPRQPCWKIEQRWGVRDLVMHMKRTGKTGWYFRVLQEGYVEAGNTFVLRERPFPQWTVATAYAIMRNRRTDITAAQALAQCPALSPRWQQNLISPK
- the amrS gene encoding AmmeMemoRadiSam system radical SAM enzyme, whose translation is MITRRLLLKAGVLGACSLCLGNTLEAWAEDVYTPEALKDINQGFPVKAAMHYKKLEDLRVECELCPRKCTIADMERGYCGVRENRGGTYYTLVHSRVCALNVDPIEKKPLFHYLPGTKAYSLATAGCNVECKFCQNWQISQYRPEQIESIKLTPEDVVKDAGMNGSKTIAFTYSEPVVFYEYMYDTARLGNEHGLKSVMISNGYIQEKPLTELCRHLGAVKIDLKGFTEKFYQETCTGELKPVLNTLVTLKKIGIWFEIVMLVIPTLNDSEKEMKEMCVWVKENLGPDVPVHFTRFHPTYKIKNLPPTPVKTLERARKIAIDTGLHFPYVGNVPGHEGENTYCPHCRDILIKRAGFSILENRLKDNKCKNCDQFIPGVWV